In Burkholderia pyrrocinia, the following proteins share a genomic window:
- a CDS encoding NAD(P)/FAD-dependent oxidoreductase: MKFESYWLDTRPAFRTSCEGPVEGRADVVVIGGGFTGLSAALALAQRGVSVIVLEAAQVAGEASGRNGGQCNTGVAQDYASLVARIGAEQARQFYRAYESAVKSVETIVAEHAIDCDFRRAGKLKLAAKPQHFAGLAKTFDALRRDVDPDIELIEPSQIRDEVGSDGFHGGLLQHNGAQMHMGKLGVGLAQAAVRAGARIYEHAAVTQLERLEGERHVITCTRGTIVADRVLVATGASQHGPFAWFRRRIAPVGSFIVVTEPLPDAQLSRLFPHRRAYVTSRQIGNYFRVTPDNRLLFGGRARFAMSSPRSDAKSGDILRAGMAGYFPELANVRLDYCWGGLVDITADRLPRAGQHDGLYYSMGYSGHGVQMSVHMGRVMADVLYGAAASNPWRELDWPAMPGHFGHAWFLPFVGAYYRMQDFLH, from the coding sequence ATGAAATTCGAATCGTACTGGCTGGATACCCGCCCCGCGTTTCGCACCAGCTGCGAAGGGCCCGTCGAAGGGCGCGCCGACGTGGTCGTGATCGGCGGCGGCTTCACCGGCCTGTCGGCCGCGCTCGCGCTCGCACAGCGCGGCGTATCGGTGATCGTGCTCGAAGCCGCGCAGGTCGCGGGCGAAGCGTCCGGCCGCAACGGCGGCCAGTGCAATACCGGCGTCGCGCAGGACTACGCGTCGCTCGTCGCGCGGATCGGCGCCGAGCAGGCGAGGCAGTTCTATCGCGCATACGAAAGCGCGGTGAAGAGCGTCGAGACGATCGTCGCCGAACACGCGATCGACTGCGACTTCCGGCGTGCAGGCAAGCTGAAGCTCGCCGCGAAGCCGCAGCATTTCGCGGGGCTCGCGAAGACATTCGATGCGTTGCGGCGGGACGTCGATCCGGACATCGAACTGATCGAGCCGTCGCAGATCCGCGACGAAGTCGGCTCCGACGGTTTCCACGGCGGGCTGTTGCAGCACAATGGCGCGCAGATGCACATGGGCAAGTTGGGCGTCGGGCTCGCGCAGGCTGCCGTGCGGGCGGGCGCACGCATCTACGAGCACGCGGCCGTCACGCAGCTCGAGCGGCTCGAAGGCGAGCGCCACGTGATCACCTGCACGCGCGGCACGATCGTCGCAGACCGCGTGCTGGTCGCGACCGGCGCATCGCAACACGGCCCGTTCGCATGGTTTCGGCGGCGTATCGCGCCGGTCGGCAGTTTCATCGTCGTCACCGAGCCGCTGCCCGACGCACAGCTGAGCCGGCTGTTCCCGCACCGCCGCGCGTACGTGACGTCGCGCCAGATCGGCAACTACTTCCGCGTGACGCCCGACAACCGGCTGCTGTTCGGCGGCCGCGCGCGCTTCGCGATGTCGAGCCCGCGCTCCGACGCGAAAAGCGGCGACATCCTGCGTGCCGGCATGGCCGGCTATTTCCCGGAACTGGCGAACGTGCGACTCGATTACTGCTGGGGCGGGCTGGTCGACATCACCGCCGACCGGCTGCCGCGCGCGGGCCAGCACGACGGGCTCTATTACTCGATGGGCTATAGCGGCCACGGCGTGCAGATGTCCGTGCACATGGGCCGCGTGATGGCCGACGTGCTGTATGGCGCGGCCGCATCGAATCCGTGGCGCGAGCTCGACTGGCCGGCGATGCCCGGCCATTTCGGGCACGCGTGGTTCCTGCCGTTTGTCGGCGCGTATTACCGGATGCAGGACTTCCTGCATTGA
- a CDS encoding 2Fe-2S iron-sulfur cluster-binding protein, giving the protein MTVRFVRLAEAGRRPVAFRTDGGIVNGLEGDTLLVAMPTQTGHVRQSGFGPEERAGCCLTGACHDCRVWAADGARLRACTTVVASPTAAQAAA; this is encoded by the coding sequence ATGACAGTGCGATTCGTTCGTCTTGCTGAAGCCGGCCGGCGCCCCGTCGCGTTCCGGACCGACGGCGGGATCGTGAACGGGCTCGAAGGCGATACGTTGCTGGTTGCGATGCCGACGCAGACCGGTCACGTGCGGCAGTCCGGGTTCGGGCCCGAGGAGCGGGCCGGATGCTGCCTGACGGGCGCATGCCACGATTGCCGGGTATGGGCCGCCGACGGTGCGCGCCTCCGCGCATGCACGACCGTTGTCGCGTCGCCCACTGCCGCGCAAGCGGCCGCATGA
- a CDS encoding helix-turn-helix domain-containing protein yields MVTLFHDPLDAATIRTANVGRTVSPAIGDVLRTIDASFAQPLNLDTLAAVAGLSVSRFTARFRSEVGLSPHRYLCLVRVRRAQDLLRAGLAPSVVATEVGFFDQSHLCRHFRRVLGMTPRDYVVARPGGAPARMSPMRTRVERRDACCHAV; encoded by the coding sequence ATGGTCACCCTGTTCCACGATCCGCTCGACGCGGCGACGATCCGCACCGCGAACGTTGGGCGGACAGTCTCGCCGGCGATCGGCGACGTGCTGCGCACCATCGATGCGTCGTTCGCGCAGCCGCTGAACCTCGACACGCTCGCAGCGGTGGCCGGATTGAGCGTGTCGCGTTTTACTGCGCGTTTTCGCAGCGAAGTCGGGTTGTCGCCGCATCGGTATCTGTGTCTGGTGCGGGTACGGCGCGCGCAGGACTTGTTGCGCGCCGGTCTGGCACCGTCGGTCGTGGCGACCGAAGTCGGTTTCTTCGACCAGAGCCACCTGTGCCGGCATTTCCGGCGCGTGCTGGGGATGACGCCGCGCGATTACGTGGTCGCGCGGCCGGGTGGCGCGCCGGCGCGAATGTCGCCGATGCGCACGCGCGTTGAACGACGCGACGCGTGCTGTCATGCCGTGTAG
- a CDS encoding cupin domain-containing protein, with protein MTAAFVLHRADGTPSSTVFRSGAFGEHDPFARHREIAWEGPDSMAAGRISFVGELDISSFPHIETIVVVEGVLTLEAAGAAPLVLGPREGAVIGSGTALRVNAESHVLFMFCAAACGKPTKRGLFPLRADADFKPSASLPAEVLLGPAPQCRSDNVFIDDGAEYCAGTWDSTPYHRIIRPHRVNEFMQLLDGSVRFAAPDGSVLSLGAGDALFIPRGTSIGWESSDRVAKFYVVQNVRASTERE; from the coding sequence ATGACCGCAGCGTTCGTGTTGCACCGTGCCGACGGCACGCCTTCTTCAACCGTCTTTCGCAGCGGGGCATTCGGCGAGCACGACCCTTTTGCGCGGCATCGGGAGATCGCCTGGGAAGGGCCCGACTCGATGGCGGCGGGGCGTATCAGCTTCGTCGGCGAACTCGATATATCGAGCTTTCCCCACATCGAAACCATCGTCGTTGTCGAAGGCGTGCTGACGCTCGAAGCGGCGGGGGCGGCGCCGCTGGTGCTCGGTCCGCGAGAGGGCGCAGTCATCGGTAGCGGCACGGCGCTTCGCGTCAATGCGGAATCGCACGTGCTTTTCATGTTCTGCGCAGCCGCTTGCGGGAAACCGACGAAGCGCGGCCTCTTCCCGTTGCGCGCCGACGCTGACTTCAAGCCGTCCGCATCGCTGCCGGCGGAGGTGCTGCTTGGCCCCGCTCCGCAGTGCCGCAGCGACAATGTCTTCATTGACGACGGCGCGGAATACTGCGCGGGTACGTGGGATTCGACGCCCTACCATCGGATCATTCGCCCGCATCGCGTGAACGAGTTCATGCAGCTGCTGGACGGCAGCGTACGGTTCGCCGCGCCTGACGGCAGCGTGCTGTCGCTCGGTGCCGGCGATGCGCTTTTCATACCGCGGGGCACATCGATCGGTTGGGAAAGCAGCGATCGTGTGGCGAAATTCTACGTCGTGCAAAACGTCCGCGCATCAACCGAACGAGAATGA
- a CDS encoding NAD(P)/FAD-dependent oxidoreductase: MSPPLRHIQTSPTPPAAADVVVIGGGIIGVFTAYYLARRGVSVVLVEKGMIGAEQSSRNWGWCRQQNRDARELPMASKSLDLWERFAVESGEDTGFHRCGLLYLSNDEAELSRWSSWGEFAKTAGVTTSMLDSRQASQRGHATARTWKGGVFSPTDGTADPGKAAPAVAAALMKLGGSVHQHCAARGIELEGGRVSGVVTEAGVIKTRTVVLAGGAWASSFCRQLGIRFPQASIRQSILSVSPVEHRLPDALFTSGVSITRRSDGRYALAISGRARVDVTPQFLRFAPHFVPMFAKRWRSLLPGGLEGVRGGHETLKRWRLDAPTPMEAVRILDPKPDMPTVNETYRRAVELLPELREATITHAWAGFVDSTPDGVPGIGEVPGVPGLILAAGFSGHGFGIGPGAGHLIADLATGAQPLVDPVPYRPGRFGDSAWGKVADF, translated from the coding sequence ATGTCGCCTCCGCTGCGCCATATACAAACTTCACCCACGCCGCCCGCCGCGGCCGACGTCGTCGTGATCGGCGGCGGCATCATCGGCGTCTTTACCGCCTACTATCTGGCCCGGCGAGGCGTTTCAGTCGTCCTGGTCGAGAAGGGGATGATCGGGGCCGAACAATCGAGCCGCAACTGGGGCTGGTGCCGGCAGCAGAATCGCGACGCCCGCGAATTGCCGATGGCCAGCAAGAGCCTCGATCTGTGGGAACGATTTGCCGTCGAATCCGGTGAAGACACGGGCTTTCATCGCTGCGGGCTGTTGTATCTGAGCAATGACGAGGCCGAGCTGTCACGTTGGTCCAGTTGGGGCGAGTTTGCAAAGACCGCCGGCGTGACGACGTCCATGCTCGACAGCCGGCAAGCGAGCCAGCGGGGTCACGCAACCGCGCGGACCTGGAAAGGCGGCGTCTTCTCGCCCACCGACGGCACGGCCGACCCCGGGAAGGCCGCGCCGGCCGTGGCGGCTGCACTCATGAAGCTCGGCGGCAGCGTCCACCAGCACTGCGCGGCTCGCGGCATCGAGCTGGAGGGCGGCCGGGTCAGCGGCGTCGTCACGGAGGCAGGGGTCATCAAGACCAGGACGGTGGTGCTTGCCGGTGGCGCGTGGGCGTCGTCGTTCTGCCGCCAGCTCGGCATCCGTTTTCCTCAGGCATCGATCCGCCAGTCGATCCTGAGCGTGTCCCCTGTCGAACATCGGTTGCCGGATGCGCTGTTCACCTCTGGCGTGTCCATTACGCGCCGCAGCGACGGACGCTATGCACTGGCCATCAGCGGCCGCGCGCGCGTAGACGTGACGCCGCAGTTCCTGCGATTCGCGCCTCATTTCGTGCCGATGTTCGCCAAGCGCTGGCGCAGCCTGCTTCCGGGAGGCCTGGAAGGCGTGCGCGGCGGCCATGAAACGCTGAAGCGGTGGCGGCTCGATGCACCGACACCGATGGAGGCAGTGCGCATCCTGGATCCGAAGCCCGACATGCCGACCGTCAACGAAACGTATCGCCGTGCCGTCGAACTGCTGCCCGAACTTCGCGAAGCAACGATCACGCACGCGTGGGCCGGGTTCGTCGACAGCACGCCGGACGGCGTGCCGGGGATTGGCGAAGTCCCGGGCGTGCCGGGCTTGATCCTCGCAGCAGGCTTTTCCGGCCACGGCTTTGGCATTGGCCCGGGCGCGGGGCACTTGATCGCGGATCTCGCTACCGGTGCGCAACCGCTGGTGGACCCCGTACCTTATCGGCCGGGCCGATTCGGCGATTCCGCATGGGGCAAGGTCGCCGATTTTTAG
- a CDS encoding LysR family transcriptional regulator, producing MLQLEDMQLLRALGVSQSLAAAARLLDLTPPAVTVRLQRIEQRMGVRLVTRTARGVSVTDEGQRLVQEAIEILERIESIPSRVSGESGSVTGHLRVVAPFGFGRRYVAPLVRDLHRSHPNLAISLVLVESPLAAASSADVVVSIGHIKGSSWIGHFLAPNDRLLCASPALARSLSTLRHPSELVRYEYLSLRENDEDVTRLRFTQHDAAGKRAGKAVTVRLNSALSSNDGNVITDWAVDGLGIVARSEWDCARLIADGKLMRVLPAWRLDSAPVMALMPTRQGLTIRQRVFLEAAKQAFTLPPWRN from the coding sequence ATGCTTCAACTGGAAGACATGCAACTGCTGCGTGCGCTTGGCGTATCGCAATCGCTTGCCGCCGCCGCAAGGCTGCTGGATCTCACACCGCCCGCCGTCACGGTGCGCCTTCAGCGCATCGAACAGCGGATGGGGGTACGCCTCGTCACGCGCACCGCCAGAGGCGTTTCCGTCACTGACGAAGGTCAGCGCCTCGTTCAGGAAGCCATCGAGATCCTCGAACGAATCGAGTCGATTCCGTCGCGCGTTTCCGGTGAGTCGGGCAGCGTAACCGGCCATCTGCGCGTCGTGGCACCGTTCGGGTTCGGCCGCCGCTATGTCGCACCACTGGTTCGGGACCTGCATCGCTCGCACCCGAATCTCGCGATTTCGCTCGTACTGGTCGAAAGCCCGCTCGCAGCCGCGTCGAGCGCCGACGTGGTCGTTTCCATCGGCCACATCAAAGGGTCGTCGTGGATAGGACATTTTCTGGCCCCGAACGACCGCCTCCTGTGCGCAAGCCCTGCCCTTGCACGCAGCCTGTCGACGCTCAGGCATCCGTCCGAACTCGTTCGATACGAATATCTGAGCTTGAGAGAGAACGACGAAGACGTGACCCGCCTGCGTTTCACTCAACACGATGCCGCAGGCAAACGGGCAGGCAAAGCCGTTACGGTCCGGCTGAACAGCGCGTTGTCGTCGAACGACGGCAACGTGATCACCGACTGGGCAGTCGACGGCCTCGGAATCGTCGCGCGATCCGAATGGGATTGCGCACGGCTGATCGCGGACGGAAAACTGATGCGCGTGTTGCCGGCATGGCGCCTGGATTCCGCACCGGTCATGGCACTGATGCCGACGCGCCAGGGCCTGACGATCCGTCAGCGCGTCTTTCTGGAAGCAGCGAAACAAGCCTTTACCCTCCCGCCCTGGCGGAATTGA
- a CDS encoding NAD(P)/FAD-dependent oxidoreductase, with amino-acid sequence MHFGSYWLDTSEPFVSTSPDMRGGSCDVVVVGGGITGSAAALALAKKGARVIVCEAGTVGQAASGRNGGMCNNGFAQDYASLSQRIGAELANRLYLAFDAGVDTVERLVREESIDCDFVRRGKLKLAAKPEHFDKLVRSQALLAESVDPDTRIVTKAELRDEIGSNRYHGGLIFEKSAGMHVGRYVRGLANAAQARGAHILEHAPVLGLKRDAGGAYAVRTPLGEIRARQVLLASGISQVGPFGWIRRRIVPVGAFIIVTEPLPHELLDRLLPTRRMATDTKNFVNFFRVTPDNRMLFGGRARFATSNPRSDEKSGLILRQQMATVFPELANVRIDYCWGGMVDMTANRLPRAGQRHGVYYSMGYSGHGTHMATLMGTLMAEIMDGRADLNPWKGFDWPAIPGHFGKPWFLPFVGAWYRLKDTLQ; translated from the coding sequence ATGCATTTCGGTTCTTATTGGCTGGATACGTCCGAGCCATTCGTCAGTACCTCACCTGACATGCGTGGCGGAAGTTGCGACGTGGTTGTGGTGGGTGGGGGGATTACAGGCTCAGCGGCTGCATTGGCGCTAGCAAAAAAAGGCGCGCGCGTCATCGTCTGCGAAGCGGGAACCGTGGGGCAGGCGGCGTCGGGCCGCAATGGCGGCATGTGCAACAACGGCTTCGCGCAGGATTATGCGTCGCTGTCGCAGCGGATCGGTGCCGAATTGGCCAACCGGTTGTATCTGGCGTTCGACGCGGGTGTCGACACGGTCGAGCGGCTGGTCAGGGAAGAGTCGATCGACTGCGATTTCGTTCGCCGGGGAAAGCTCAAGCTCGCGGCGAAGCCGGAGCACTTCGACAAGCTCGTGCGAAGTCAGGCGTTGCTCGCGGAGAGCGTGGACCCGGATACGCGCATCGTGACGAAGGCAGAGCTGCGTGACGAGATCGGCTCGAACCGTTATCACGGCGGGTTGATCTTCGAGAAGAGTGCCGGGATGCACGTCGGACGCTACGTGCGTGGCCTGGCGAACGCCGCGCAAGCGCGTGGCGCGCACATTCTGGAGCATGCGCCGGTTCTCGGGTTAAAGAGGGACGCGGGTGGCGCATACGCGGTGCGAACGCCGCTCGGAGAGATCCGTGCGCGCCAGGTGCTGCTGGCGAGCGGCATTTCGCAGGTGGGGCCGTTCGGCTGGATCCGGCGCAGGATCGTGCCGGTCGGCGCTTTCATCATCGTCACCGAGCCTTTGCCGCACGAACTGCTCGACAGGTTGCTGCCGACCCGCCGCATGGCCACCGACACCAAGAATTTCGTCAACTTCTTTCGCGTCACGCCCGACAACCGGATGCTGTTCGGCGGGCGCGCGCGTTTCGCGACGTCGAATCCCCGTTCGGACGAAAAAAGCGGGCTGATCCTGCGGCAGCAGATGGCCACTGTGTTTCCCGAACTGGCGAACGTGCGCATCGACTATTGCTGGGGCGGCATGGTCGACATGACGGCCAACCGCCTGCCGCGCGCGGGCCAGCGACACGGCGTCTACTACTCGATGGGCTATAGCGGGCATGGCACGCACATGGCCACGCTGATGGGCACACTGATGGCGGAGATCATGGACGGGCGCGCGGATCTCAACCCGTGGAAAGGTTTCGACTGGCCCGCTATTCCCGGTCACTTCGGCAAACCATGGTTCTTGCCGTTCGTGGGCGCGTGGTACCGACTCAAGGACACCTTACAATGA